Proteins from a genomic interval of Phyllopteryx taeniolatus isolate TA_2022b chromosome 3, UOR_Ptae_1.2, whole genome shotgun sequence:
- the LOC133474584 gene encoding tubulin beta-1 chain, protein MREIVHLQAGQCGNQIGAKFWEVISDEHGIDPTGTYHGDSDLQLDRINVYYNEASGGKYVPRAVLVDLEPGTMDSVRSGPFGQVFRPDNFVFGQSGAGNNWAKGHYTEGAELVDSVLDVVRKEAESCDCLQGFQLTHSLGGGTGSGMGTLLISKIREEYPDRIMNTFSVVPSPKVSDTVVEPYNATLSVHQLVENTDETYCIDNEALYDICFRTLKLTTPSYGDLNHLVSATMSGVTTCLRFPGQLNADLRKLAVNMVPFPRLHFFMPGFAPLTSRGSQQYRSLTVPELTQQMFDAKNMMAACDPRHGRYLTVAAIFRGRMSMKEVDEQMLNVQNKNSSYFVEWIPNNVKTAVCDIPPRGLKMAATFIGNSTAIQELFKRISEQFTAMFRRKAFLHWYTGEGMDEMEFTEAESNMNDLVSEYQQYQDATAEEEGEFGEDEEEEMA, encoded by the exons ATGAGGGAAATTGTGCATCTTCAGGCTGGCCAGTGTGGAAACCAGATTGGTGCTAAG TTCTGGGAGGTGATCAGTGATGAGCATGGCATTGACCCAACTGGCACATACCATGGTGACAGTGACCTGCAGCTAGACAGGATCAATGTCTACTATAATGAAGCATCAG gtggaaaATATGTTCCCCGGGCTGTACTGGTTGACCTGGAGCCAGGCACAATGGACTCTGTGAGGTCTGGACCTTTTGGTCAGGTCTTCAGACCAGACAACTTTGTCTTTG GCCAGAGTGGTGCTGGTAACAACTGGGCTAAGGGTCATTACACAGAAGGTGCGGAGCTGGTGGACTCTGTCTTAGATGTGGTGAGGAAGGAGGCAGAGAGCTGTGACTGCCTCCAGGGTTTCCAGCTCACACACTCTCTGGGTGGCGGTACTGGCTCCGGAATGGGCACTCTGCTCATCAGCAAAATCCGTGAAGAATACCCAGACCGCATCATGAACACCTTCAGCGTGGTGCCCTCTCCAAAAGTATCCGACACAGTTGTTGAGCCCTACAACGCAACACTGTCGGTCCACCAGCTGGTAGAGAACACAGACGAGACCTATTGCATTGACAACGAGGCGTTGTACGATATCTGCTTCCGCACACTTAAGCTCACCACTCCCTCCTACGGCGACCTCAACCACCTGGTCTCGGCCACCATGAGCGGCGTCACCACTTGCCTCAGGTTCCCCGGACAGCTCAACGCTGACCTCCGGAAACTGGCCGTCAACATGGTGCCCTTCCCTCGTCTGCACTTCTTCATGCCAGGCTTCGCTCCCCTCACAAGCAGAGGCAGCCAGCAGTACAGGTCCCTTACAGTACCCGAGCTCACTCAGCAAATGTTTGATGCCAAAAACATGATGGCTGCCTGTGACCCACGCCACGGGCGCTACCTGACCGTGGCCGCCATCTTCCGTGGCCGCATGTCCATGAAGGAGGTGGATGAGCAGATGCTCAATGTGCAGAACAAGAACAGCAGCTACTTTGTGGAATGGATCCCCAACAATGTCAAGACCGCAGTGTGTGACATTCCCCCTCGTGGTCTTAAGATGGCCGCCACCTTCATTGGCAACAGCACAGCAATCCAAGAGCTATTCAAGCGCATCTCAGAGCAGTTTACAGCCATGTTCAGGCGCAAAGCTTTCCTCCACTGGTACACTGGCGAGGGCATGGATGAGATGGAGTTCACTGAGGCAGAGAGCAACATGAATGACCTGGTGTCAGAGTACCAGCAGTACCAGGATGCTACTGCTGAGGAGGAGGGAGAATTtggtgaggatgaggaggaggagatggccTAA